In one Gallus gallus isolate bGalGal1 chromosome 20, bGalGal1.mat.broiler.GRCg7b, whole genome shotgun sequence genomic region, the following are encoded:
- the LOC771994 gene encoding protein qua-1 has translation MQAGGWLLLGLLALGAPLHAAPAAGRCSPGLHGAATILPVTQPQAVVPADARCRQRNGTQSPSVQQQLGAERGGAEQHLHGERPAVRPVPENGAGSREKPPAGSTPALREKQEIAKKPSVGKKPECEGKDGNGEKPKITPGAMAKPEGGGKVESGGKTESGKKPGTGGKPTGGEKPVLGKKPEVGGKPEAGGKQESGEKLKLGEKLKPEHGDGEVGDDIDDDDDDDSDDDGDEKKGYEDDMADDHDYYYGYNDDEGYDDDDNGDGNNGSDDNGGNGNDYGDADGYGDGDD, from the exons ATGCAGGCGGGTGGTTGgctcctgctggggctgctggcccTCGGTGCACCGCTGCACGCAGCGCCCGCTGCAG GACGGTGTAGCCCAGGGCTGCACGGAGCAGCAACCATCCTCCCTGTGACCCAACCGCAGGCGGTGGTGCCAGCAGATGCCCGGTGCCGGCAGCGGAACGGCACCCAGAGCccatctgtgcagcagcagctgggggcagAGCGGGGCGGTGCGGAGCAGCACCTGCATGGGGAGCGGCCGGCGGTGAGACCTGTGCCCGAGAATGGAGCGGGGAGCAGGGAGAAGCCTCCAGCGGGCAGCACGCCTGCACTGAGGGAAAAGCAGGAGATCGCAAAGAAACCCAGCGTGGGGAAGAAGCCAGAGTGTGAGGGGaaggatgggaatggggaaaaGCCAAAGATAACGCCAGGAGCAATGGCAAAACCAGAGGGTGGGGGGAAAGTGGAGAGTGGAGGGAAAACTGAGAGTGGGAAAAAGCCAGGGACTGGGGGGAAGCCAACGGGTGGAGAGAAACCCGTGCTGGGGAAAAAGCCAGAGGTGGGGGGAAAGCCGGAGGCTGGGGGGAAACAGGAGAGTGGGGAGAAGCTCAAGTTGGGAGAGAAACTAAAGCCCGAGCATGGAGATGGTGAGGTGGGTGATGACATTGATGACGATGATGACGATGACAGTGATGACGATGGTGATGAGAAAAAAGGGTATGAGGATGATATGGCTGATGACCATGATTATTACTATGGCTACAATGACGACGAGGGCTATGATGATGACGATAATGGTGACGGTAACAATGGCAGTGATGACAACGGTGGAAATGGGAATGACTATGGAGATGCCGATGGATACGGTGACGGTGATGACTGA
- the DNTTIP1 gene encoding deoxynucleotidyltransferase terminal-interacting protein 1, whose product MGAARDAEQQSGPPGEEGPGGGEEQPSGTSPWNIMIKHRQVQRRGRRSQMTTSFTDPVVSMDLLRAVLQPSINEEIRGVFNKYMKFFQKAALNVRDNVGEEVDPEQLIQETCRSCLEQAKLLFSDGKKVVSRLPHEQMGPKRARQMDEELNRRGSPLPKKRKGRPPGQSLSNDRGVSGMSAWKLKVSEPVRRDGPKWDPSRLTETTTFVLGSRANKALGMGGTRGRLYIKHPHLFKYAADPQDKQWLAEQQHMRATGGKMAYLLLEEDIRDLAATDDYRDSVDLRLEELKPFVPPAWMTEKMQKYMETLRNGGDPPPPPEIPPEALPEGPPEGHSEPSDAPPAPQ is encoded by the exons ATGGGCGCCGCCCGTGACGCGGAGCAGCAGTCGGGGCCGCCGGGCGAGGAGGGCCCGGGCGGCGGCGAGGAGCAGCCGAGCGGCACG AGCCCCTGGAACATCATGATCAAGCATCGGCAGGTGCAGCGGCGCGGCCGGCGCTCCCAGATGACCACCAG CTTCACTGACCCGGTCGTGTCCATGGACTTGTTGCGagccgtgctgcagcccagcatcaACGAGGAGATCCGGGGCGTCTTCAATAAGTACATGAAG TTTTTCCAGAAGGCAGCACTCAACGTGCGTGACAACGTTGGGGAGGAGGTGGACCCAGAGCAGCTCATCCAGGAGACGTGTCGGAGCTGCCTGGAGCAG gCCAAGCTGCTGTTCTCAGATGGCAAAAAAGTTGTGTCCAGGTTGCCCCATGAGCAGATGGGACCAAAG CGTGCCCGACAGATGGATGAGGAATTGAATCGTCGAGGAAGCCCCCTTCCCAAAAAG AGAAAGGGACGGCCTCCAGGACAGAGCTTGTCAAACGATCGTGGGGTCTCAGGCATGTCTGC gtGGAAGCTCAAAGTCTCTGAGCCTGTGAGAAGGGATGGACCAAAG TGGGATCCATCCCGACTGACTGAAACCACAACCTTTGTGCTGGGATCTCGAGCAAACAA AGCTCTCGGGATGGGAGGAACAAGAGGGCGACTCTACATCAAGCATCCCCACCTCTTTAAG TACGCAGCCGACCCGCAGGATAAGCAatggctggcagagcagcagcacatgaGGGCCACTGGGGGCAAGATG GCCTACCTCCTGCTGGAAGAGGACATCCGCGACTTGGCGGCCACTGATGACTACAG GGACTCGGTGGACCTGcggctggaggagctgaagcCCTTCGTCCCGCCTGCCTGGATGACGGAGAAGATGCAGAAGTACATGGAGACGCTTCGCAATGGGGGGGACCCACCGCCGCCCCCTGAAATCCCCCCCGAGGCCCTTCCCGAGGGTCCTCCCGAAGGCCACTCCGAGCCCTCAGAcgcgcccccggccccgcaaTAA
- the UBE2U gene encoding ubiquitin-conjugating enzyme E2 C, translating to MASQNADPAAVPSAAARKGAEAGATAARGSVGKRLQQELVALMMSGDKGISAFPESDNLFRWIGTIDGAAGTAYEELRYKLSLEFPSGYPYTAPTVRFLTPCYHPNVDAQGNICLDILKEKWSALYDVRTILLSIQSLLAEPNIDSPLNTHAAELWKNQAAYKKYLREMYSKQAKSQET from the exons ATGGCCTCGCAGAACGCCGACCCCGCCGCCGTGCCCAGCGCCGCCGCCCGCAAAGGGGCTGAGGCGGGGGCTACGGCCGCCCGCGGCTCTGTGGGGAAGAG gctgcagcaggagctggtggCGCTGATg ATGTCCGGCGACAAAGGCATCTCCGCCTTCCCCGAGTCCGATAACCTCTTCCGCTGGATCGGCACCATCGACGGCGCGGCGGGCACG GCCTACGAGGAGCTGCGCTATAAACTGTCCCTGGAGTTCCCCAGCGGATATCCCTACACCGCGCCCACGGTGCGCTTCCTCACACCCTGCTACCACCCCAACGTGGACGCTCAGGGCAACATCTGCCTCGACATCCTAAAGGAGAAGTGGTCGGCGCTTTATGACGTGCGCACCATCCTGCTGTCCATCCAGAGCCTGCTGGCAG AGCCCAACATTGACAGCCCACTGAACACACACGCTGCTGAGCTGTGGAAGAACCAGGCTG cctACAAGAAGTACCTGCGGGAGATGTACAGCAAGCAGGCTAAGAGCCAGGAGACCTGA
- the LOC107054848 gene encoding regulator of G-protein signaling 9-binding protein isoform X1 yields the protein MLEKPAWSVPALPGDPCLPAASVAGEEHSHNVAKSRMCPRPGLRGPGNTQCLWEQGTGTVQDPSSGPIPALQSQREAESFWHRMAPGQGAASGCRARGVCMAIQAALCEAAAGHRQLVLQLGGSADGPQLREERHRRSVEVRELSVGLQSALLAWLQQAAGPQERRELERLWVLFLSALELFLQDLCCAHRLCCTFSPGVGGVTPLCTGLGGWRGGGPELPPAPPCLEEEMEQVRAMLVEMESTANIPLWTVESTHVVGPGEGTAPTSHRPGPGTGSCCRVL from the exons ATGCTGGAAAAGCCAGCCTGGTCTGTGCCAGCTCTCCCTGGGGACCCgtgtctccctgcagcctctgtAGCTGGGGAGGAGCACAGCCATAATGTTGCCAAGAGTAGGATGTGCCCTCGGCCAGGGCTCAGAGGTCCAGGGAATACCCAGTGCCTGTGGGAGCAAGGGACAGGCACTGTGCAGGACCCCAGCTCAGGACCCattcctgccctgcagagccagcGAGAAGCTGAGTCCTTTTGGCACAGGATGGCACCAGGGCAAGGggctgcttctggctgcagggcacggggggtgtgcatggccatccaggCTGCGCTCTGCGAGGCAGCGGCGGGGCACCGACAGCTGGTGCTGCAGTTGGGGGGCAGTGCTGATGGCCCCCAGCTGCGCGAGGAACGGCACAGGAGGAGCGTGGAGGTGCGAGAGCTCAGTGTTG ggctgcagagtgCACTGCTGGcatggctgcagcaggctgcGGGCCCCCAGGAGCGGCGAGAGCTGGAGCGGCTGTGGGTgctcttcctctctgccctggAGCTCTTCCTGCAGGACCTGTGCTGTGCCCACCGCCTCTGCTGCACCTTCTCCCCAGGGGTGGGTGGTGTGACACCACTGTGCACTGGGCTGGGGGGGTGGCGAGGTGGGGGCCCCgagctgcccccagcccccccgtgcctggaggaggagatggagcaggtgagggCAATGCTGGTGGAGATGGAGAGCACGGCCAACATCCCACTATGGACGGTGGAATCCACGCATGTGGTTGGGCCAGGGGAGGGCACAGCCCCCACGTCCCACAGGCCAGGGCCTGGCACTGGGTCCTGCTGTAGggtgctgtga
- the TNNC2 gene encoding troponin C, skeletal muscle has protein sequence MASMTDQQAEARAFLSEEMIAEFKAAFDMFDADGGGDISTKELGTVMRMLGQNPTKEELDAIIEEVDEDGSGTIDFEEFLVMMVRQMKEDAKGKSEEELANCFRIFDKNADGFIDIEELGEILRATGEHVTEEDIEDLMKDSDKNNDGRIDFDEFLKMMEGVQ, from the exons aTGGCGTCAATG ACGGACCAGCAGGCGGAGGCCCGCGCCTTCCTCAGCGAGGAGATGATTGCTG AGTTCAAAGCTGCCTTCGACATGTTTGATGCGGACGGTGGTGGGGACATCAGCACCAAGGAGTTGGGCACGGTGATGAGGATGCTGGGCCAGAACCCCACCAAAGAGGAGCTGGATGCCATCATCGAGGAGGTGGACGAGGATG GCAGCGGCACCATCGACTTCGAGGAGTTCCTGGTGATGATGGTGCGCCAGATGAAAGAGGACGCCAAGGGCAAGTCTGAGGAGGAGCTGGCCAACTGCTTCCGCATCTTCGACAA GAACGCTGATGGGTTCATCGACATCGAGGAGCTGGGTGAGATTCTCAGGGCCACTGGGGAGCACGTCACCGAGGAGGACATAGAAGACCTCATGAAGGATTCAGACAAGAACAATGACGGCCGCATTGACTTCGATG AGTTCCTGAAGATGATGGAGGGTGTGCAGTAA